One stretch of Aquimarina sp. Aq107 DNA includes these proteins:
- a CDS encoding TlpA disulfide reductase family protein: MQKLILYIGLTFLVVGCKGEQRVAFEASNVFSSKGVEIPVYDFENFEHLLTINDGKTRVINFWATWCKPCVAELPYFELINSRYPDKEVEVILVSLDLPNQVETKLIPFVKKQRIQSKIVLLDDPDANTWIPKVNENWSGSIPATIIYKGNTSNFYERSFTYDELERELKKML; this comes from the coding sequence ATGCAGAAACTGATCTTGTATATAGGATTGACCTTTTTGGTTGTTGGGTGTAAAGGAGAACAAAGAGTTGCTTTTGAGGCATCTAATGTTTTTTCTAGCAAAGGTGTAGAGATACCGGTATATGATTTTGAAAATTTTGAACATCTCTTAACTATTAATGATGGAAAAACACGGGTGATCAATTTTTGGGCTACTTGGTGTAAACCTTGTGTCGCAGAATTACCATATTTCGAATTAATTAATAGTAGATATCCAGATAAAGAAGTAGAAGTGATATTAGTGAGTCTCGATCTTCCTAATCAGGTAGAAACTAAACTAATACCATTTGTAAAAAAACAACGTATACAAAGCAAAATTGTGTTGTTGGATGACCCTGATGCTAATACTTGGATTCCTAAAGTAAATGAAAATTGGTCTGGTTCTATACCAGCTACTATAATATATAAAGGAAATACCTCTAATTTTTATGAGCGATCCTTTACATACGATGAGTTAGAAAGAGAATTAAAAAAAATGTTATAA